The proteins below are encoded in one region of Myxocyprinus asiaticus isolate MX2 ecotype Aquarium Trade chromosome 13, UBuf_Myxa_2, whole genome shotgun sequence:
- the LOC127450797 gene encoding brain protein I3-like: MDSKPLLQDRPPAYNAVPGAYDYGSIPAAAPPAAGFQPPAPPPYQGYPAASSGYPAATSGYPTAQPAYSSTYTIVQPSVVVVGGCPACRVGVLEDDFTCLGIMCAIFFFPLGILFCLALRQRRCPNCGATFG; this comes from the exons ATGGATAGTAAACCTCTCCTCCAGGACAGACCTCCAGCGTACAACGCAGTCCCGGGCGCGTATGACTACGGCTCGATCCCCGCGGCCGCTCCACCCGCGGCGGGCTTCCAACCTCCAGCACCGCCGCCGTATCAAG GTTATCCAGCGGCCTCGTCCGGTTATCCAGCGGCCACATCCGGTTATCCTACGGCCCAGCCAGCCTACAGCAGCACCTACACCATTGTCCAGCCCTCTGTGGTGGTGGTTGGAGGATGTCCGGCCTGCAG GGTTGGCGTGCTGGAGGATGATTTCACTTGTCTGGGAATCATGTGTGCCATATTCTTCTTTCCTCTGGGAATTCTCTTCTGCCTGGCCCTGCGTCAGAGGAGATGTCCAAACTGTGGAGCCACATTCGGCTAG